In Prunus dulcis chromosome 1, ALMONDv2, whole genome shotgun sequence, the following are encoded in one genomic region:
- the LOC117613959 gene encoding uncharacterized protein LOC117613959 has protein sequence MGVHDLPFIAGQEVESRSFIAGFRGAWFRCKIIEIAWRMGQISTSLEYFDFPGEKITWTKIYQASHAYSKKSSKSRKLQLMLRPYFPPVYHESTMPDVNTIAEVVVLVGDVWKVGDLVDWWKDGCYWSGRITEVLGNEKVKIELPPPPVGEGCSYEVSCKDLRPSLDWSPENGWTVPTTESENGHPCARVMKPCNQGVISSLTAHSVGDGRKGVQAIAGASHPSSQVSASSLQPLDGLEEMAKQPLGAITAKLTPTPETNVDSDMADSGIGKTSCSDSVSSSHIKNASKGMGRSTTGKDRVDNNGSLKKLKTDQSIVLNSMSSDTLESAILDLEELVNRVKWMKGVLEIGMPLTSAMRPTWKFL, from the exons ATAATAGAGATTGCCTGGAGAATGGGTCAGATTTCAACCTCCTTGGAGTATTTTGACTTTCCGGGTGAAA AAATAACTTGGACAAAAATATATCAAGCAAGCCATGCTTATAGTAAAAAGTCATCAAAGTCAAGAAAATTGCAATTGATGTTGCGGCCTTACTTTCCTCCTGTCTATCACGAAAGTACAATGCCTGATGTCAATACAATAGCGGAGGTGGTAGTTCTTGTCGGTGATGTCTGGAAAGTGGGAGATTTAGTTGATTGGTGGAAGGATGGTTGTTATTGGTCTGGAAGAATAACAGAAGTATTAGGGAATGAGAAAGTTAAG attGAGTTGCCGCCTCCTCCTGTTGGCGAAGGATGTTCCTATGAAGTTTCTTGCAAGGACTTGCGCCCATCCTTGGATTGGTCTCCAGAAAATGGTTGGACAGTACCCACAACG GAGAGTGAAAATGGGCATCCTTGTGCTCGAGTAATGAAGCCTTGTAATCAAG GGGTCATTTCAAGCTTGACAGCCCATTCTGTAGGTGATGGAAGAAAGGGTGTCCAAGCCATTGCTGGAGCATCACATCCTTCTTCTCAAGTATCTGCTAGCTCATTGCAACCTCTTGATGGATTAGAGGAAATGGCAAAGCAACCGTTAGGTGCTATAACAGCAAAGTTGACACCCACACCAGAAACAAATGTTGATTCTGACATGGCAGATAGTGGGATTGGGAAGACGAGTTGCTCAGATAGTGTTTCAAGTTCGCATATTAAAAATGCATCAAAGGGGATGGGGAGATCTACAACTGGGAAAGACAGAGTTGACAACAATGGGTCCTTAAAGAAGTTGAAAACAGATCAAAGCATAGTTTTAAATTCAATGAGCTCTGATACATTAGAAAGTGCGATTTTAGACTTGGAGGAACTTGTAAACCGGGTTAAATGGATGAAGGGTGTCTTGGAGATTGGAATGCCTTTGACAAGTGCCATGCGCCCCACTTGGAAGTTTTTGTGA
- the LOC117615704 gene encoding FHA domain-containing protein At4g14490-like: protein MEPLALKLIMVQGPREGETLDFGPGSKVRIGRVVRGNNLPIKDSGISSKHLSIEYESGKWVLRDLESSNGTLLNDTKVTPNTPLDLSDGDEIKIGEYTSITVKFDGYEESRLRRNPRRAAVAVVEETTVVSVAQGRGQRGRAAKEREAKRELEKENAEAIEAIGNRRRGRPRKARVLKSEVEDEKPVEENLVPEMSTRRTRSSKKEELGKIPDNSGVDGGEVKIEPKRTRGGARRRNNVPEELPVCDKPDVPEQRDCVIIDVKDDEASKELNFEEEKHEEAGKEFNVRGESGDKGENGSGSGDKVDNGSASGDKVDNGSASGDKGENGSGRGGKGDNGSSSGVKGDNGSGSGSGVNESCDLEKMTLGQWFDFLEVHLPKQIIDETEEVIGEMVEKAKRLQEYMAQQKEKGHVLVG, encoded by the coding sequence ATGGAGCCTTTAGCTCTCAAGCTGATAATGGTCCAAGGCCCGCGGGAGGGCGAAACCCTAGACTTCGGACCCGGATCCAAGGTCCGAATCGGCCGCGTCGTCCGGGGAAACAACCTCCCGATCAAAGACTCCGGCATTTCCTCCAAGCACCTCTCAATCGAATACGAATCAGGCAAATGGGTGCTCCGAGACCTCGAATCTTCAAACGGTACCCTGTTGAACGACACCAAGGTCACCCCAAACACGCCCTTGGACCTCAGCGACGGCGACGAAATCAAAATCGGCGAGTACACCTCGATCACCGTGAAGTTCGACGGCTACGAGGAGAGCCGGCTCAGACGGAACCCTAGGCGTGCCGCAGTCGCAGTCGTTGAGGAGACTACGGTGGTGTCGGTTGCACAGGGTCGGGGCCAGAGAGGTAGGGCTGCGAAGGAGAGGGAAGCAAAGCGCGAGTTGGAGAAAGAAAATGCTGAGGCGATTGAGGCCATAGGGAATCGAAGGCGGGGCCGACCGCGCAAAGCTAGGGTTTTGAAGAGTGAGGTTGAAGATGAGAAGCCGGTGGAGGAAAATTTGGTTCCGGAAATGAGTACGAGGCGAACTCGGAGCTCAAAGAAAGAGGAATTGGGAAAGATTCCAGATAATTCTGGTGTAGATGGTGGAGAGGTGAAGATTGAGCCAAAAAGGACACGTGGCGGTGCGAGGAGGAGGAATAATGTACCAGAGGAGCTACCGGTGTGTGATAAACCTGATGTTCCTGAGCAGAGAGACTGTGTAATAATTGATGTGAAGGACGATGAGGCTTCAAAAGAGCTGAATTTTGAGGAAGAGAAACATGAAGAGGCTGGTAAAGAGTTTAATGTTAGAGGAGAGAGTGGTGATAAGGGTGAGAATGGAAGTGGGAGTGGTGATAAGGTTGACAATGGAAGTGCGAGTGGTGATAAGGTTGACAATGGAAGTGCGAGTGGTGATAAAGGTGAGAATGGAAGTGGGAGGGGTGGCAAGGGTGACAATGGAAGTAGTAGTGGTGTTAAGGGTGACAATGGAAGTGGTAGTGGTTCAGGTGTTAATGAGAGTTGTGACTTGGAGAAGATGACACTTGGCCAgtggtttgattttttggaGGTTCATCTGCCGAAGCAGATCATTGATGAGACGGAGGAGGTCATTGGGGAAATGGTAGAGAAAGCTAAGCGACTTCAGGAGTACATGGCACAACAGAAGGAGAAGGGTCATGTGCTTGTGGGCTAA
- the LOC117615703 gene encoding cellulose synthase-like protein E1, translating to MGEIWVQEKYEAFKKKVKATVGDTRSGPSRNHPAVIEVIQETSSEDAIQENETKNMPLLVYVSREKRPSHFHNFKAGALNVLLRVSGVISNSPYILGLDCDMHCHDPSSARQAMCFHLDPKISPSLAFVQFPQKFHNISNNDIYDSQMRSIFSLLWQGVDGVGGPGVAGTGYYIKRLSLCSSSKHEDGDPMKLRQSFGPSNEFIKCLHQNKKPDMLIHRKNALLNEAQLLASCAFENGTEWGEEVGFMYGSVAEDYVTGFRLHCKGWISVYYNPPRPQFLGRGITNLDDFFVHVTRWTSGMVDVLFSKFCPLIYGPLKTSTFLQSMCYAEMALVPIFHFLPLWCLATIPQLCLLNGIPLYPEVSNSYFIVFSFVFLSLISKHLYEVLSTGFTFQHWINEQRVWMMKSVISDLYGSVDGFMKKIGMREASFYLTNKVDDVDQLKRYNMGVFDFQTSILFLAPMAALVILNMASFAVGIYRVILLGELDKFFIQVFIPFYVILMNYPIVEGMLIRKDGGRIPPSVTLLSAIVSLIFYFLGYIIFM from the exons ATGGGGGAGATTTGGGTGCAGGAGAAATATGAGGCGTtcaagaaaaaagtaaaagcaaCGGTTGGAGACACAAGGAGCGGACCGAGTCGAAATCACCCTGCAGTGATTGAG GTTATACAAGAAACATCCAGCGAGGATGCAATTcaagaaaatgaaaccaaaaataTGCCTCTCCTTGTATACGTTTCTCGTGAGAAAAGGCCTTCtcattttcacaattttaagGCTGGAGCGCTCAATGTTCTA CTACGGGTCTCTGGTGTGATAAGCAATTCTCCGTACATATTAGGGCTAGATTGTGACATGCATTGCCATGATCCAAGTTCGGCTCGGCAAGCAATGTGTTTCCATCTTGACCCAAAGATATCACCCTCTCTAGCATTTGTTCAATTCCCTcaaaaatttcacaacatcAGTAATAATGATATCTATGACAGTCAGATGAGGTCGATATTTTCG CTGCTATGGCAAGGTGTTGATGGGGTTGGAGGGCCAGGTGTGGCTGGTACTGGCTATTACATCAAGAGGTTGTCCTTATGTTCAAGCTCCAAACATGAAG ATGGGGATCCCATGAAACTTAGACAATCTTTTGGTCCATCCAATGAGTTCATCAAATGCCTCCACCAAAACAAGAAGCCTGATATGCTCATCCACAGAAAGAATGCATTGCTAAATGAAGCCCAACTTCTAGCCTCTTGTGCCTTCGAAAATGGCACCGAATGGGGGGAAGAG GTTGGTTTCATGTATGGGTCTGTGGCGGAAGATTACGTCACAGGGTTTCGTTTGCATTGCAAAGGTTGGATTTCAGTGTATTATAATCCACCAAGGCCACAGTTCTTGGGCAGAGGTATCACCAATTTGGATGACTTTTTTGTCCACGTAACTAGATGGACCTCTGGGATGGTTGATGTTCTTTTCTCCAAGTTTTGTCCTCTTATATATGGCCCTTTGAAAACGTCCACTTTCCTTCAAAGTATGTGTTATGCAGAAATGGCTCTTGTCcccattttccatttcttGCCATTGTGGTGCCTTGCTACCATACCTCAGCTCTGCCTCCTCAATGGCATTCCTTTGTACCCAGAG GTCTcaaattcatacttcattgtATTTTCGTTCGTATTCCTATCGTTGATTTCAAAACATTTATACGAGGTTCTCTCAACGGGATTTACGTTTCAACATTGGATAAATGAACAAAGGGTATGGATGATGAAGTCAGTTATATCTGACTTATATGGCAGTGTGGATGGCTTCATGAAGAAAATTGGTATGAGAGAAGCCAGTTTCTACCTAACCAACAAAGTTGACGATGTTGACCAACTCAAGCGTTACAACATGGGGGTGTTTGATTTCCAAACATCAATATTATTTCTTGCTCCAATGGCTGCTCTGGTGATCTTGAACATGGCTTCCTTTGCAGTTGGGATTTATAGAGTCATCTTGTTGGGGGAGTTGGACAAATTTTTCATACAAGTTTTCATACCCTTTTATGTCATTTTGATGAACTACCCTATCGTTGAAGGGATGCTGATAAGGAAAGACGGGGGTCGCATTCCACCATCAGTCACATTACTCTCTGCCATAGTTTCCttgattttctattttttgggttatatTATTTTCATGTAG
- the LOC117621332 gene encoding serine/threonine-protein kinase BLUS1-like — MSTSSSHQENPEPKKVQFPLDSTAYQILDEIGFGVSAVVYKAICLPMNNTIVAIKSIDLDQSRADFDNILSETKTLSLLSHPNILSAYCSFTVDRHLWVVMPFMSAGSLQSIISSAFPDGLPEPCIAVVLRETLNAMSYLHEQGHLHRDIKAGNILIDFNGSVKVADFGVSASVSEANLSGESSIRLNDVAGTPYWIAPEVLHSHNGYGCKADVWSFGITALELAHGGPPLSNLPPSKSLLLKIMKRFHFSDYENHQDKNYKSKKFSKAFKDLVGCCLDQDPNKRPTAERLLRHSFFKNYKGLDFLVKNVLLGLPSVEERFKKTQGLGGLMKEKGINAEHGEDEEEDDEGSSARQRAKHRRISGWNFNEDEFVLDPVFPVEPEGDSAVKMVRFGGETIIQDRAGEWSESNPSSPGRVGEEAKSENVGVIGAEREAMSVGEHSENVGETGGLLGGGGVDVEALVGALSGNVGGGLYGEIMLGKLADFIGSLDQQRQQILTLFGMVRGVDARQVIREEEMGQVIERLRVELENERERNFQLEMELESLRIQVSGAHSSTGAGID; from the coding sequence ATGTCGACTTCTTCTTCTCACCAAGAAAACCCAGAACCCAAGAAAGTCCAATTCCCATTGGACTCAACTGCGTACCAAATCCTCGATGAAATTGGCTTCGGCGTCAGCGCTGTTGTTTACAAAGCCATCTGTTTGCCGATGAACAACACAATCGTGGCAATCAAGTCCATCGATCTCGATCAATCCCGGGCCGATTTCGACAACATTCTAAGTGAAACCAAGACgctctctcttctttcacACCCCAATATCCTCAGTGCCTATTGTTCTTTCACTGTGGACCGTCATCTTTGGGTCGTCATGCCGTTCATGTCCGCCGGGTCTCTCCAATCCATAATCTCCTCTGCTTTCCCCGACGGCCTACCTGAGCCCTGCATTGCCGTCGTCCTCAGGGAGACACTGAACGCCATGTCGTACCTTCATGAGCAAGGGCACCTTCACAGAGACATCAAGGCTGGTAATATCTTGATTGACTTCAATGGGTCGGTTAAAGTTGCAGACTTTGGGGTTTCTGCATCTGTTTCTGAGGCCAATTTGAGTGGAGAGTCTTCGATTCGGTTAAACGATGTTGCTGGGACGCCGTATTGGATAGCGCCGGAGGTGTTACACTCGCACAACGGCTACGGATGCAAGGCGGATGTATGGTCTTTTGGTATCACAGCTCTGGAATTGGCTCATGGGGGGCCTCCTCTGTCTAACTTGCCTCCTTCAAAGTCTCTGCTTTTGAAGATCATGAAGAGGTTCCACTTTTCGGATTATGAAAATCATCAGGACAAGAATTACAAGAGCAAGAAGTTCTCTAAGGCCTTTAAGGACTTGGTGGGTTGTTGTCTTGATCAAGACCCGAACAAGAGGCCCACTGCGGAGAGGTTGCTGAGGCACTCGTTTTTCAAGAATTACAAGGGCTTGGATTTTCTGGTGAAGAATGTGCTTCTGGGTTTGCCCAGCGTTGAGGAAAGGTTCAAGAAAACCCAGGGTTTGGGTGGGCTGATGAAGGAGAAGGGTATTAATGCTGAGCATGGTGAggatgaagaggaagatgatgaaggTAGCTCAGCGAGGCAGAGGGCTAAGCACAGAAGGATTAGTGGGTGGAATTTCAATGAGGATGAGTTTGTTCTCGACCCTGTGTTCCCAGTTGAGCCTGAAGGCGATTCTGCGGTGAAAATGGTTCGGTTTGGTGGAGAAACCATCATCCAGGACAGGGCAGGTGAGTGGAGTGAGTCGAATCCGAGTTCACCGGGTCGGGTTGGGGAGGAGGCCAAGAGTGAGAATGTGGGTGTGATAGGAGCTGAGAGGGAAGCAATGTCGGTGGGTGAGCATAGTGAGAATGTGGGCGAGACAGGGGGATTgttgggtggtggtggtgttgatGTGGAAGCCCTGGTGGGTGCCCTGAGTGGAAATGTGGGCGGTGGTTTGTATGGGGAAATAATGTTGGGTAAGCTGGCGGATTTCATAGGGAGCTTGGATCAGCAGAGGCAGCAAATTCTGACATTGTTTGGCATGGTGAGAGGGGTGGATGCTAGGCAGGTGATCAGAGAGGAGGAGATGGGGCAAGTGATTGAGAGGCTGAGGGTGGAGTTGGAGAACGAGAGGGAGAGGAATTTCCAGTTGGAGATGGAATTGGAGTCTCTAAGGATTCAGGTTTCTGGTGCACATAGCAGCACTGGGGCTGGTATTGATTGA